The following DNA comes from Pueribacillus theae.
TTGTCACGTAATTTTTTAATGTGCTGCCATAAATTAGCGCGGTTTTGTGGATCAAGTCCTGTCGTTGGTTCATCAAGAAATAAAACTTTTGGTTCATGTAAAATTCCTTGAGCAATCTCAACACGACGTTTTTGCCCACCAGACAATGTGCGAACAAAGCGCGGAAGTAATTCATGAAAATCTAGCAATTTACTCAATTGCTCAATTCTTTGCACTGTAACATCATTTGATAGCCCATATAATTTTCCTGATAATTCCAGATTTTCCCGTACTGTGGCGTTTGGATCAGCACCACCAAGCTGACTAACATAGCCTATATTTGCACGGACTTTTTTGGCTTCGGTTAACACATTATATCCAGCTATATAAACTGTTCCGCTACTAAAGGGCAACAATGTTGTCAGTATTCTTTGTGTAGTGGTTTTACCTGCTCCGCTCGGTCCAAGAAAACCAAAAATTTCTCCTTGATCGACTGTAAAGCTAATATTATCAACGGCAATAATTTTTTCCTTTTTGCTCACATAAGTCTTACTTAAACTTTCAACACTTATTAATTTGAACATAATGTTTATCCCCTTCTTTCTTCGAAACTATTTTTTCATGTAATAGGCAAGTAATATTAACGTCATTGCAATTGCTATAACGAATGGAATCCAGCCGAAAATCCATAATTTCAGGATGAGCAAGAAAATGCATGCTCCTATCGCTAAAATCCAAAGTGCTCCTGTCATGATGCCAAACGTTTGCGCGTTCCCTGATGTTTCAAAACTTTTTGCCCATTCGTAATGTTTTTCAGCTTCTTTTAATACCCAAGCTTTACGATAGTTAGATTCTGTAATCATTAAAAAAGCAATCACACCAATGCTTGGTATCACTTACGAATCCAACATCGGAAACAAATGGGAACTGGATATTTGGTTTGTGGACGATCCTGAAAAACAGCCCGATTTTCAGCATATTCGTAGGATGCCTGATCGTCTTACTCCGGCAGCGATTGTCTCTATTTTAAGCATTAAAACCGTTTGGTCCGTACGACCCGAGTATGGGAAGCAAGTAACAAGCCTCGATATCTATACCACTGTATTAGATAATAATGTACGTACACCTGACGAATTCAAGCAATGGCTGGAAAGCCACAACAACAATTTTCAATAAAAAAAGCCAAGAGTTTATGGCTTCTT
Coding sequences within:
- a CDS encoding ATP-binding cassette domain-containing protein, producing the protein MFKLISVESLSKTYVSKKEKIIAVDNISFTVDQGEIFGFLGPSGAGKTTTQRILTTLLPFSSGTVYIAGYNVLTEAKKVRANIGYVSQLGGADPNATVRENLELSGKLYGLSNDVTVQRIEQLSKLLDFHELLPRFVRTLSGGQKRRVEIAQGILHEPKVLFLDEPTTGLDPQNRANLWQHIKKLRDNGMTIFLTTHYLEEADALCDRLIIIDHGNIIAEGTPTELKKKISSEVVSMEMKHLQDSEKMKLFFKQLELDKATEANMKFSIYTDIGEELITDIINFTKEHQIELANLSLSMPSLNDVFLTLTGKELRDGGKEEEQ